One genomic segment of Gottschalkia acidurici 9a includes these proteins:
- a CDS encoding DUF2953 domain-containing protein, whose amino-acid sequence MKLIIFFILFIFIIIFAILLSTYKIKITIKIKDEHSYFSIRASTLQGLLKHQYEVQFIDLILHENKPLLKTITARKEKDSYTKKEEKLNLNEIKNYINIIKKNKEIYEEILNYILEKMIIEKFNLDIKVGLNDAATTAIIYGATNFLVGIPINVITRKKSFTEMNINITPEFNKNILEVNFNCIIILRLVNIIIARRKAKPVNI is encoded by the coding sequence TTGAAATTAATTATATTTTTTATACTTTTTATATTTATAATTATATTCGCTATATTGTTAAGTACTTATAAAATAAAGATTACTATAAAAATAAAGGATGAACATAGCTACTTTAGCATAAGAGCTTCTACGCTTCAAGGATTATTAAAGCACCAATATGAAGTTCAATTTATAGATTTAATTTTACATGAAAATAAACCTCTTTTAAAGACAATCACAGCTCGGAAAGAAAAAGATTCATATACAAAAAAAGAAGAGAAGTTAAATTTAAATGAAATAAAAAATTATATAAATATTATTAAAAAAAATAAGGAAATATATGAAGAAATATTAAATTACATATTGGAAAAAATGATAATAGAGAAATTTAATCTAGATATTAAGGTTGGATTAAATGATGCTGCTACAACTGCGATAATTTATGGAGCTACTAATTTTCTAGTTGGAATACCCATAAACGTTATAACTAGAAAAAAAAGTTTTACAGAAATGAATATAAATATTACTCCAGAATTTAATAAGAATATTTTAGAAGTAAATTTTAACTGTATAATTATCCTGAGATTAGTAAATATTATTATTGCAAGACGTAAAGCGAAACCTGTAAACATTTAG
- a CDS encoding alpha/beta fold hydrolase: MGYYVRVEPNVKVYVEDLNQEGKKTIVFLHGWPGSHKLFEYQFNELPKKGYRCIGIDQRGFGESDKPFTGYDYNRLSDDVRAVVDALKLNDFVLAGHSTGGAIAIRYMARHNGHGVSKLALFAAATPSLIKRPNFPYGLDREVVTNIIHDTYNDRPKMLSNFGDIFFFQHITEPFASWFLQLGLQAAGWATAAIANTWLREELFYDLEKINVPTLIIHGIHDKVVLFELGKLQEQGIKNSRLIPFQYSGHGAFYDQRDKFNEELTKFITE, from the coding sequence ATGGGATACTATGTTAGAGTAGAACCTAATGTAAAGGTTTATGTAGAGGATCTTAATCAAGAAGGCAAAAAAACAATTGTATTTTTACACGGTTGGCCTGGAAGTCATAAGCTATTTGAATATCAGTTTAATGAACTCCCTAAAAAAGGATATAGATGCATTGGTATAGATCAAAGAGGGTTTGGTGAATCGGATAAGCCATTTACGGGATATGACTACAATAGATTATCAGATGATGTCCGAGCTGTGGTTGATGCATTAAAACTAAATGATTTTGTGTTAGCGGGTCATTCAACAGGGGGAGCAATTGCTATTAGATACATGGCTAGACATAATGGACATGGAGTATCCAAGCTTGCTCTTTTTGCAGCAGCGACTCCTAGTCTCATTAAACGTCCTAATTTTCCATATGGTCTAGACAGAGAAGTAGTGACTAATATCATTCATGATACATATAACGATCGTCCTAAAATGTTAAGCAACTTCGGGGACATATTTTTCTTTCAGCATATAACAGAGCCATTTGCTAGTTGGTTTTTACAATTAGGGTTACAAGCAGCAGGATGGGCAACTGCTGCAATAGCAAATACTTGGTTACGTGAAGAATTATTTTATGACTTAGAGAAGATAAATGTTCCAACATTAATTATTCATGGTATTCATGATAAAGTTGTTCTATTTGAACTAGGCAAATTACAAGAACAAGGAATTAAAAATTCAAGACTTATACCGTTTCAATATAGTGGTCACGGAGCGTTCTATGATCAACGAGATAAATTTAACGAAGAACTAACAAAATTTATTACAGAATAA
- the ytfJ gene encoding GerW family sporulation protein has product MGDHPIEGLMKTTMESIKGMIDVNTIVGSPVQTPDGQVIIPISKVSFGFASGGGNYVVDKEGEEEIPFAGGSGAGVSVQPVAFMVVGNSKMKLLPVDQGNNMLNSILDFIPKISNEMKKNDKSKKIMTMIYVKVIMKTKE; this is encoded by the coding sequence ATGGGAGATCATCCTATAGAGGGACTAATGAAAACTACTATGGAAAGCATTAAGGGCATGATAGATGTAAACACGATTGTAGGAAGCCCTGTACAGACTCCGGATGGCCAGGTAATAATACCTATATCTAAAGTTTCTTTTGGATTTGCATCTGGTGGTGGAAATTATGTTGTGGATAAAGAAGGAGAAGAGGAAATTCCTTTTGCTGGTGGGTCAGGAGCTGGAGTATCAGTTCAACCAGTAGCTTTCATGGTGGTTGGAAACAGTAAGATGAAGCTATTACCTGTAGATCAAGGAAATAATATGCTAAATAGTATATTAGACTTTATTCCTAAAATATCAAATGAAATGAAAAAAAATGATAAAAGTAAAAAAATAATGACAATGATATATGTGAAAGTGATTATGAAAACTAAAGAGTAA
- the scpB gene encoding SMC-Scp complex subunit ScpB has protein sequence MDKREIKSVIEGLLFTWGDPLSIKDIRDVLEIPEKEVNDILHEMIDEFNYERRGIQILKTNNTYQLGTRAEHFEWMKKLCVPKESKTLSAAALETLSIIAYKQPIIKSEIEAIRGVKCDKAISTLLEKKLIKEAGRLEKTGRPILYGTTDEFLKCFGLDTLKQLPQLKEIIEDKEEKNI, from the coding sequence ATGGATAAGAGAGAGATAAAATCTGTAATTGAAGGGTTATTATTTACATGGGGTGACCCTTTATCGATTAAAGACATTAGGGACGTTTTGGAAATCCCTGAAAAGGAAGTTAATGATATACTGCATGAAATGATAGATGAGTTTAATTATGAAAGAAGAGGTATACAAATACTAAAAACTAATAATACATATCAGTTAGGTACAAGAGCAGAACACTTTGAATGGATGAAAAAACTTTGCGTACCAAAGGAAAGTAAAACACTTTCTGCTGCTGCACTGGAGACACTATCTATTATAGCTTATAAACAACCGATAATTAAGAGTGAGATAGAAGCTATAAGAGGTGTAAAGTGTGATAAGGCAATATCAACTTTATTAGAAAAGAAGTTAATAAAAGAAGCTGGTAGATTAGAGAAAACAGGAAGACCCATATTGTATGGTACTACAGATGAGTTTTTAAAGTGTTTTGGACTAGATACATTGAAACAATTACCTCAGTTAAAAGAAATAATTGAAGATAAAGAAGAGAAGAATATTTAA
- a CDS encoding segregation and condensation protein A — protein MKYNIILESFEGPLDLLYHLIEKEKVDIYDIPISKITDQYIAHIETMKELDLDVTSEFLVMAATLLEIKSKMLLPVSKKDEGFQQSMDELDPRVDLVRRLIEYKKYKDASEKLKSREELYSKIYYKAKEEIEYEEEDIAFENIDLDHLIVVYKEILKKCIDYEKEVEYKEIARDKVTIEESIDSILDMVNYRKKVFFEDLFQDKNTKAMVVVTFLALLELIKQKLVSIKQEGNFARIVVELKNTK, from the coding sequence ATGAAGTATAATATTATATTAGAATCTTTTGAAGGCCCACTAGACTTACTTTATCATCTTATAGAAAAAGAAAAAGTTGATATATATGATATACCTATATCTAAGATAACAGATCAATATATAGCTCATATAGAAACTATGAAAGAACTAGATCTAGACGTTACTAGTGAATTTTTAGTGATGGCTGCTACACTATTGGAAATTAAATCAAAAATGCTTTTACCTGTATCTAAGAAAGATGAAGGTTTTCAGCAATCTATGGACGAGTTAGATCCGAGGGTTGATTTAGTGAGAAGACTTATAGAGTACAAAAAGTATAAAGATGCTTCTGAAAAACTAAAATCTAGAGAAGAATTATATAGTAAGATTTATTATAAAGCAAAAGAAGAAATAGAATATGAAGAAGAGGATATTGCGTTCGAAAATATAGACTTAGACCACTTAATAGTTGTGTATAAAGAAATATTAAAAAAGTGTATTGATTATGAAAAAGAGGTAGAATATAAAGAAATAGCAAGAGATAAAGTAACAATAGAGGAAAGTATTGATAGTATCTTAGATATGGTTAACTATAGAAAAAAAGTGTTTTTTGAAGATTTATTTCAAGATAAAAATACGAAAGCAATGGTTGTAGTGACATTTTTAGCTTTACTAGAACTTATAAAGCAAAAACTTGTATCTATTAAACAAGAAGGGAATTTTGCAAGAATAGTAGTAGAATTAAAAAATACAAAATAA
- a CDS encoding site-2 protease family protein: MLAVDNMFNWIIAKSIALPGLLIAIIFHELAHGYSAYLLGDSTAKNYGRLTLNPISHIDPLGFIMLYVIGFGWAKPVPINPNNFKNRKRDNIIVSLAGSFTNFIIVIITIIVLVISVKLKANDIFISIVYIIMQYNLSFGIFNLLPFPPLDGSKVVASLLPLKYEIKFYQYERYLYAALIVLLITNRIDKILGKLLFIGNSLIMDMINMLIRLI; encoded by the coding sequence ATGCTAGCAGTAGATAATATGTTCAATTGGATAATAGCTAAATCAATTGCCTTACCAGGGCTACTTATTGCCATCATATTTCATGAACTTGCTCATGGATATTCTGCATATCTTCTAGGAGATTCTACAGCTAAAAATTATGGGAGACTTACTTTAAATCCAATATCACATATAGATCCTTTAGGCTTTATAATGTTGTATGTAATTGGATTTGGATGGGCAAAACCAGTTCCAATAAATCCAAATAATTTTAAAAATAGAAAAAGAGATAATATAATTGTTTCATTAGCTGGATCTTTTACAAATTTTATTATAGTAATTATTACTATAATAGTGCTTGTAATAAGTGTTAAGTTAAAAGCAAATGATATTTTCATAAGCATTGTGTATATAATTATGCAATACAATCTATCATTTGGAATATTCAACTTACTTCCATTTCCTCCGCTAGATGGCTCTAAAGTTGTAGCAAGTTTACTACCTTTGAAATATGAAATTAAGTTTTATCAATATGAAAGATACCTATATGCAGCTTTAATTGTTTTATTAATAACTAATAGAATTGATAAAATACTAGGAAAATTATTATTTATAGGCAATAGCCTTATAATGGATATGATAAATATGTTAATTAGATTAATATAA